A stretch of DNA from Acidimicrobiales bacterium:
GTGCACCTCACTCCCCGACGGCGTGGCGCTGAAGGCCTGCGGCAGCCGGCGGGAGACCCGGTGCCCTTCCTGTGCGTCCGTCTACCGCGCCGACGCCCGCCATCTGGTCCGGGCAGGGCTCGCCGGTGGGAAGGGCGTCGACGAGGCGATCGTGACGCATCCCGCTGTGCTCGTGACCCTCACCGCTCCGAGCTTCGGCACGGTGCACGCGGCGAGGAGCGGTGCGCCCTGCCACATTAGGGAGCCCAGGCGCCATTGCCCCCATGGCCGGCCGCTCGCCTGCTTCGAACGCCACGACGGTGCCAACGAGCTGGTCGGCAGTCCCCTGTGCCCCGACTGCTACGACTACGAGGGCGCCGTGCTCCACAACGCCGCCACCCCGGAGCTGTGGCGGCGCACCACCATCTACGTCGCCCGTCACCTGGCCGCGGTGCTCGGGCTCACCCAGGCCGAGACCCGTCGGCGGATCCGGCTCTCCTTCTGCCGGGTGGCCGAGTTCCAGCGCCGGGGCGTCGTCCACCTTCACGCCGTCGTCCGGGCCGACGGGCTCGACGGTGGCGTCCCGCCGGTCGATGCCGAGCAACTCGCCGCCGCCTGCCTGCACGCCGCCCGGGCGGTGTCGGTCCCACACCCCAGAGGAATGGCCCGCTGGGGTCGCGAGCTCGACGCCCAGGTGCTCGATCGGGCGCACGGGCGGGCCCAGCGGGTGGCCGGCTATGTGGCCAAGTACGCCACCAAGTCGTCTGAGGACACCGGCGTCGGCTTCACCCGAGGACGCCGAGCAAGGTGCGCCCCGCTGAGCGACACGCCGTGATAGCGACAACGACGACCCGCCGGCCAAGGTCCGCCTCGAC
This window harbors:
- a CDS encoding replication initiator; amino-acid sequence: CTSLPDGVALKACGSRRETRCPSCASVYRADARHLVRAGLAGGKGVDEAIVTHPAVLVTLTAPSFGTVHAARSGAPCHIREPRRHCPHGRPLACFERHDGANELVGSPLCPDCYDYEGAVLHNAATPELWRRTTIYVARHLAAVLGLTQAETRRRIRLSFCRVAEFQRRGVVHLHAVVRADGLDGGVPPVDAEQLAAACLHAARAVSVPHPRGMARWGRELDAQVLDRAHGRAQRVAGYVAKYATKSSEDTGVGFTRGRRARCAPLSDTP